A window of the Cystobacter fuscus genome harbors these coding sequences:
- a CDS encoding hemolysin family protein, with translation MLVLANGIFAGAELALISIRKTRLQELIEQRSAAARAVKALRDNPERFLATVQIGITVVGSTAAAFGGASIAQRLSGPLEGLGLPARQAESVAFALVVGLVSYLSLVLGELVPKSLALRYAERYALLIGRPLRGLSRLMKPVVWLLTFSSNLVLRLFGDSTSFTESRLSSDELRQLVEEAARSGSVHPRTGEIASRAFDLAELTVTDVMVPRTKVVAIRRHASPEEVRQVLLEQGHSRMPVYEGDLDHISGYVVAKDLLSFALEQQLILLEDVLRPAWFIPDSMRALDALHQMQARRIQLALVVDEQGGLLGLVTMKDLVEELVGNISSEREAPPEHIRREPDGTVLVDAVLPIREVNRAVERLALPEDGNWSTLGGLCLSLAGAIPPAGARFTLADGTVLEVAEASARRVKQVRIHPPPPRNEDT, from the coding sequence TTGCTCGTGCTCGCCAACGGCATCTTCGCCGGTGCCGAACTCGCGCTCATCTCCATCCGCAAGACACGGCTGCAGGAGCTCATCGAGCAGCGCAGCGCCGCGGCGCGCGCGGTCAAGGCGCTCCGGGACAACCCCGAGCGGTTCCTGGCCACGGTGCAGATTGGCATCACCGTCGTGGGCTCCACGGCGGCGGCCTTCGGTGGTGCCTCCATCGCCCAGCGCTTGAGCGGCCCCCTGGAGGGGCTCGGGTTGCCGGCGCGTCAGGCGGAGAGCGTGGCCTTCGCCCTGGTGGTGGGTCTGGTGTCCTATCTGTCGCTGGTGCTGGGCGAGCTGGTGCCCAAGTCGCTCGCCCTGCGCTACGCCGAGCGCTACGCGCTCCTCATCGGCCGGCCCCTGCGAGGGCTGTCGCGGTTGATGAAGCCCGTGGTGTGGCTGCTCACCTTCAGCTCCAATCTGGTGCTGCGCCTCTTCGGCGACAGCACCTCCTTCACCGAGTCGCGCCTGTCGTCCGATGAGCTGCGGCAGCTCGTGGAGGAGGCGGCGCGCAGCGGCAGCGTCCACCCGCGCACCGGGGAGATCGCCTCGCGGGCCTTCGATCTGGCGGAGCTCACCGTGACGGACGTCATGGTGCCGCGCACGAAGGTGGTGGCGATCCGCCGGCATGCCTCGCCCGAGGAGGTCCGGCAGGTGCTCCTGGAGCAGGGCCACAGCCGGATGCCCGTGTACGAGGGGGATCTGGATCACATCTCCGGGTACGTGGTGGCCAAGGATCTGCTGTCGTTCGCGCTCGAGCAGCAGCTCATCCTCCTGGAGGACGTGCTGCGTCCGGCCTGGTTCATCCCGGACTCGATGCGCGCCCTGGACGCGCTCCATCAGATGCAGGCGCGGCGCATCCAGCTCGCCCTGGTGGTGGATGAGCAGGGCGGACTGCTCGGGCTCGTCACCATGAAGGATCTGGTGGAGGAGCTGGTGGGCAACATCTCCAGTGAGCGCGAGGCCCCGCCCGAGCACATCCGGCGCGAGCCGGACGGGACGGTGCTCGTGGACGCCGTCCTCCCCATCCGGGAGGTGAACCGGGCGGTGGAGCGGTTGGCGCTGCCCGAGGATGGCAACTGGAGCACCCTGGGCGGGCTGTGTCTGTCCCTGGCGGGAGCCATCCCCCCGGCCGGGGCGCGCTTCACCCTGGCCGATGGCACGGTGCTCGAGGTGGCGGAGGCGTCGGCGCGCCGGGTGAAGCAGGTGCGCATCCACCCCCCGCCCCCCCGGAACGAGGACACCTGA